One Nicotiana sylvestris chromosome 12, ASM39365v2, whole genome shotgun sequence genomic window carries:
- the LOC104249951 gene encoding F-box protein At3g07870-like yields MTNLPSSILEVIFLRLSPKTIFICQSVCKSWLNLISHPEFIKLHLSKSHTNLIIYNINHSRSSLFNFVNLENKPNYHRLTFEPNFHLDIKTNFPNINFNPVGSIHGLVCLYYKPLDNNVLDIVYIFNPTTRQYIELPEPKGLRNCPNLVTYGFGFDPMRMEYKVIRIYQVETHNINKEKYYTSEVQVYTLGTRFWRSVGYIKLRFERRYSGVYFSGKLHWLVKDVEENESICFIDMHDELDEWTLDTDEELNREKDMTFSTAPGFNKRKRQNLPTPRDRNYPDYRSLGVLGNYLCLCDNNTKSYLDIWVMKEYGVKSSWTKEIVIDITPECNWFCHTMVHVLKVFRDGEILFQLGEDVLFTYNPEKKTLTKNEYFSDRFWASTHVSSLLSVKNFGTGVANNF; encoded by the coding sequence ATGACGAATTTACCATCTTCAATCTTGGAAGTtattttcttaagattatcaccAAAAACAATCTTTATTTGCCAAAGTGTTTGCAAATCTTGGCTAAACCTAATTTCACACCCTGAGTTTATCAAACTTCATCTCTCAAAATCCCATACCAACCTCATCATCTATAATATTAATCATTCTCGTTCAAGTCTCTTCAACTTTGTAAATTTGGAAAATAAACCTAATTATCATCGTCTCACTTTTGAACCAAATTTTCACCTTGACATCAAAACCAACTTCCCAAATATTAATTTCAATCCAGTTGGCTCAATACATGGTTTGGTGTGTTTATATTATAAGCCTCTTGATAATAATGTTCTTGATATTGTTTATATCTTCAATCCAACTACTCGACAATACATCGAACTTCCTGAGCCTAAAGGGCTAAGAAATTGCCCAAATTTAGTCACTTATGGCTTTGGGTTTGATCCTATGAGAATGGAATACAAGGTGATAAGGATTTATCAAGTGGAAACTCAtaatataaataaagaaaaatattacACGTCTGAAGTTCAAGTGTACACTCTTGGGACAAGGTTTTGGCGTAGTGTAGGGTATATCAAGCTACGTTTTGAACGTAGATATTCTGGGGTATATTTCAGTGGAAAGCTTCATTGGTTGGTTAAAGatgttgaagaaaatgagtcaatTTGTTTCATTGATATGCACGACGAGTTGGACGAGTGGACTTTGGATACTGATGAAGAGTTAAATCGGGAAAAAGATATGACCTTTTCCACGGCTCCTGGATTTAACAAAAGGAAACGTCAAAACTTACCCACACCACGTGATAGAAACTACCCAGATTATAGGAGTTTGGGAGTGTTGGGAAATTATCTTTGCTTATGTGACAATAACACGAAAAGTTATCTCGACATATGGGTAATGAAGGAATATGGAGTGAAAAGTTCTTGGACCAAAGAAATTGTTATCGACATAACCCCAGAGTGCAATTGGTTTTGCCACACAATGGTACACGTATTGAAAGTTTTTCGAGATGGAGAGATCTTGTTTCAGTTGGGGGAAGATGTCTTGTTTACATATAATCCTGAGAAGAAAACTTTGACAAAAAATGAGTATTTTAGTGATCGTTTTTGGGCTTCTACTCATGTCTCAAGCTTACTCTCAGTCAAGAACTTTGGGACAGGAGTTGCCAACAATTTCTAA